The following are from one region of the Microbacterium paraoxydans genome:
- a CDS encoding acetylornithine transaminase: protein MTVWQDDAARDLVLNAGERLALLTRGEGSYLWDAEDRRYLDFLAGIAVTSLGHAHPVFVEAVSRQAATLAHVSNYFATPPQLALAARLKRLAGAGIDGRVFFSNSGAEANEAAFKLARLHGGAERPRILALENGFHGRTMGSLALTAKESMRAPFAPMPGGVEHIPATIEALEAAMDDRVAAVIVEPIQGEAGVVELPEGYLAAARSLTLAHGALLIVDEIQTGAGRTGAWFGFSHEGITPDAITLAKGIGGGFPIGALVTYGPASALFTPGSHGSTFGGNPLATAVADAVLAEIERADLVDNAARRGAELRDIILGIDSPLVGGVRGRGLLVGVALTQPVAGAVVAAAQDRGLIVNAANPETVRVAPALTIGDTELAEFRELFAAALSDVHTSATGKVPA, encoded by the coding sequence ATGACCGTCTGGCAGGACGACGCGGCACGTGATCTCGTGCTCAACGCGGGGGAGCGCCTCGCGCTGCTGACCCGCGGTGAGGGCTCGTACCTGTGGGACGCCGAAGACCGACGCTACCTCGACTTCCTCGCCGGCATCGCGGTGACCTCCCTCGGGCACGCGCACCCGGTGTTCGTCGAGGCGGTGTCCCGGCAGGCCGCCACCCTCGCGCACGTCTCGAACTACTTCGCGACTCCGCCGCAGCTCGCGCTCGCCGCCCGGCTCAAGCGCCTCGCCGGCGCGGGGATCGACGGTCGCGTGTTCTTCTCGAACTCCGGAGCCGAGGCCAACGAGGCCGCGTTCAAGCTCGCCCGGCTGCACGGCGGCGCGGAGCGTCCGCGCATCCTCGCACTGGAGAACGGCTTCCACGGCCGGACGATGGGCTCGCTCGCGCTCACGGCCAAGGAGTCGATGCGCGCGCCGTTCGCTCCGATGCCCGGAGGCGTGGAGCACATCCCGGCCACGATCGAAGCGCTGGAGGCCGCGATGGACGACCGGGTCGCCGCCGTCATCGTGGAGCCGATCCAGGGTGAAGCCGGCGTCGTCGAGCTGCCCGAGGGCTACCTCGCCGCGGCACGCTCGCTGACCCTCGCGCACGGCGCCCTGCTCATCGTCGACGAGATCCAGACGGGCGCGGGCCGGACCGGCGCCTGGTTCGGATTCAGCCACGAGGGCATCACGCCCGACGCCATCACGCTCGCGAAGGGCATCGGCGGCGGATTCCCGATCGGCGCCCTCGTCACCTACGGGCCCGCGAGCGCCCTGTTCACACCCGGTTCGCACGGCTCCACGTTCGGCGGCAACCCGCTCGCGACGGCCGTGGCGGACGCGGTGCTGGCCGAGATCGAGCGCGCCGACCTCGTCGACAACGCTGCGCGCCGTGGCGCCGAGCTGCGGGACATCATCCTCGGCATCGACTCCCCGCTGGTCGGCGGCGTCCGCGGCCGTGGACTCCTCGTGGGCGTCGCGCTCACGCAGCCCGTGGCGGGCGCGGTGGTCGCCGCCGCACAGGACCGCGGTCTCATCGTCAACGCCGCCAACCCCGAGACCGTGCGCGTCGCGCCGGCTCTCACCATCGGCGACACGGAGCTGGCGGAGTTCCGCGAGCTGTTCGCCGCCGCTCTCTCCGACGTCCACACCTCCGCCACCGGAAAGGTCCCCGCATGA
- a CDS encoding SatD family protein has product MVIAVIADIVGSRELGDRSAAQRALDETIAQVERDRPLAVQPLTPTVGDEQQGVYRALPDALLSLLMIQLRLPEGLAFRFGIGVGEVRSVASVHRDLADGPGWYAARAAIEIVHAREQRAVPRTRTWIVGAPGQDEVMENVIAASNAYVLARDELVGAMSERERHLTYGRLVGRSQQELAAQEGISQPSVSKSLRSAGAAALIEGVAALRGESA; this is encoded by the coding sequence ATGGTCATCGCCGTGATCGCCGACATCGTGGGCTCCCGAGAACTCGGAGACCGGAGCGCCGCACAGCGCGCGCTGGACGAGACCATCGCTCAGGTCGAGCGGGACCGCCCGCTGGCGGTCCAGCCGCTCACGCCCACGGTAGGGGACGAGCAGCAAGGCGTCTACCGTGCACTGCCCGACGCGCTCCTGTCCCTTCTCATGATCCAGCTCCGGCTTCCGGAGGGGCTCGCCTTCCGCTTCGGGATCGGCGTCGGCGAGGTTCGATCCGTCGCCTCGGTGCATCGCGACCTGGCCGACGGCCCCGGCTGGTATGCCGCGCGCGCCGCGATCGAGATCGTGCATGCCCGCGAGCAGCGCGCCGTGCCGAGGACGCGCACCTGGATTGTCGGCGCCCCGGGTCAGGATGAGGTCATGGAGAACGTGATCGCCGCGTCCAATGCCTACGTCCTCGCGCGCGACGAGCTCGTGGGGGCGATGAGCGAGCGCGAGCGTCACCTCACATACGGGCGTCTGGTCGGCCGGTCCCAGCAGGAGCTTGCCGCGCAGGAGGGCATCTCGCAGCCCAGCGTGTCCAAGTCGCTGCGGAGCGCGGGAGCCGCCGCTCTCATCGAAGGAGTGGCCGCGCTCCGGGGGGAGTCCGCATGA
- a CDS encoding CoA transferase: MPPHASPHAADLLGRVQRELGADSLPAHLLAAVSALDAVPLPSRTATAELALASVASVVLAAGLDPAAIDPRRVAVAYRSDRYLLVDGAPPPVWAPLSGFWESADGWIRTHGNYPHHARALRRALGLTDAAGPKAVARRVAALSSDAAVDRISEAGGLAVAVRREDPDVDHALRSTPLLDVASIDAADGRRSERRSPSPGPSAHLPLAGLRVLDLTRVIAGPVCTRTLALLGADVLRLDPPHLPELPWQHLDTGHGKRTARLDARSSELHGLLQSADAVVLGYRPASLDRLGLSPDALVEQHPGLLVAQLSAWGTDHPERAGFDSLVQAESGIAMIEGEDGRPGALPAQALDHSTGYLLAAALTRLLRSRDGRSRIVRTSLRRVAAELLGMPRTTDVVRAPEIDASAHLSRFDVDGTPVVTAAPALPGLTFAAPHAWDSDAPRW, encoded by the coding sequence ATGCCCCCGCACGCTTCTCCTCACGCTGCCGACCTGCTGGGCCGTGTCCAGCGGGAGCTGGGCGCAGACTCCCTGCCTGCGCATCTGCTCGCCGCGGTCAGCGCCCTGGATGCCGTGCCGCTCCCGTCCCGCACCGCGACCGCGGAGCTCGCTCTCGCCAGCGTGGCGTCGGTCGTGCTCGCCGCAGGACTCGACCCGGCGGCCATCGATCCCCGTCGAGTCGCCGTCGCCTATCGGAGCGATCGGTATCTGCTGGTCGACGGTGCTCCGCCGCCGGTGTGGGCGCCCCTCTCCGGATTCTGGGAGAGCGCAGACGGCTGGATCCGAACGCACGGCAACTACCCGCACCATGCGCGCGCGCTTCGCCGCGCGCTCGGCCTGACCGACGCGGCGGGTCCGAAGGCGGTCGCCCGCAGGGTGGCGGCTCTGTCGAGCGACGCGGCCGTCGACCGGATCTCCGAAGCCGGTGGTCTCGCCGTCGCCGTGCGCCGTGAGGACCCGGACGTCGATCATGCCCTGCGGAGCACTCCCCTCCTCGACGTAGCATCCATCGACGCGGCGGACGGACGGCGGAGTGAGCGACGGAGCCCGTCCCCCGGCCCCTCGGCGCACCTGCCCCTCGCCGGCCTCCGTGTCCTGGACCTCACGCGAGTGATCGCGGGGCCGGTGTGCACACGAACGCTCGCTCTCCTCGGCGCCGATGTGCTGCGTCTCGACCCACCGCACCTCCCCGAGCTCCCGTGGCAGCACCTCGACACCGGCCATGGCAAGCGCACGGCTCGTCTCGACGCCCGATCCTCCGAGCTGCACGGCCTCCTGCAGTCGGCGGATGCGGTCGTGCTCGGATATCGGCCCGCCTCGCTGGACCGGCTCGGCCTCTCCCCCGACGCTCTGGTCGAGCAGCACCCGGGTCTCCTCGTCGCGCAACTGAGCGCCTGGGGCACCGATCACCCCGAGCGCGCCGGTTTCGACAGCCTCGTCCAGGCGGAGAGCGGCATCGCGATGATCGAGGGCGAGGACGGACGGCCGGGCGCCCTCCCCGCCCAGGCGCTGGATCACAGCACCGGGTATCTCCTCGCCGCCGCACTCACCCGGCTGCTCCGTTCGCGCGACGGGCGCTCGCGCATCGTGCGCACCTCGCTGCGCCGCGTCGCCGCCGAACTGCTGGGGATGCCGCGCACGACCGACGTCGTGCGCGCGCCGGAGATCGATGCCTCGGCGCATCTCTCGCGATTCGACGTGGACGGGACGCCGGTCGTGACGGCGGCACCGGCGCTCCCTGGGCTGACCTTCGCCGCCCCGCATGCCTGGGATTCGGACGCACCGCGCTGGTGA
- a CDS encoding DUF1349 domain-containing protein: protein MPDSRIIDWSDGTWTHSPALTRIDGHLDATAIEGSDAWRHTAYGFVHDSEHALLAPLAVGEAIEVAFTAPWEGQFDQAGLFVRADDEHWIKAGVEFADGHLGLGAVVTAGRSDWSVGYVDDWRESEITVRVSRWEDAMIVRARADDGPWRLVRVAPFAGDAAVSAGPFLAAPTRSGLTVRFTRWERSAADGDLH, encoded by the coding sequence ATGCCTGATTCACGCATCATCGACTGGAGCGATGGCACCTGGACGCACTCCCCCGCGCTGACCCGGATCGACGGGCATCTCGACGCCACCGCGATCGAGGGCAGCGACGCCTGGCGTCACACCGCCTACGGATTCGTCCATGACTCAGAACACGCGCTGCTCGCCCCGCTCGCCGTCGGGGAGGCGATCGAGGTCGCCTTCACAGCCCCCTGGGAGGGCCAGTTCGATCAAGCGGGTCTCTTCGTGCGTGCTGACGACGAGCACTGGATCAAAGCGGGAGTCGAGTTCGCGGACGGCCACCTCGGTCTCGGCGCTGTCGTGACCGCCGGGCGGTCGGACTGGTCGGTCGGCTACGTCGACGACTGGCGCGAGAGCGAGATCACAGTCCGGGTCAGTCGTTGGGAGGACGCGATGATCGTTCGCGCCCGCGCGGACGACGGACCGTGGCGATTGGTGAGGGTGGCCCCCTTCGCCGGCGACGCGGCCGTCTCCGCCGGACCGTTCCTCGCCGCCCCGACCCGGTCGGGTCTGACCGTCCGGTTCACCCGGTGGGAGCGGTCCGCCGCCGACGGCGACCTGCACTGA
- the argF gene encoding ornithine carbamoyltransferase, translating into MTRHLLRDDDLTPAEQAEILDLALELKKDRWADKSLAGPQTVAVIFDKSSTRTRVSFAVGIADLGGTPLIISTASSQLGGKETPSDTARVLERQVAAIVWRTYAQSGLEEMAAGTRVPVINALSDDFHPCQLLADLLTIREHKGDLKGLTLTFFGDGQSNMAHSYALAGVTAGMHVRIASPEDYAPRADVIEAADRRAGETGGSITLFTDPVEAAAGADVVVTDTWVSMGKEEEKLARIRDLGGYKVTPETMELAHDDAIFIHCLPADRGYEVDSAVIDGQQSVVWDEAENRLHAQKALLVWLLGKKDA; encoded by the coding sequence ATGACCCGCCACCTGCTGCGCGACGACGATCTGACGCCCGCCGAGCAGGCGGAGATCCTCGATCTCGCGCTCGAGCTCAAGAAGGATCGCTGGGCCGACAAGAGCCTCGCCGGCCCGCAGACCGTCGCCGTGATCTTCGACAAGTCGTCCACCCGGACGCGCGTCTCGTTCGCCGTCGGTATCGCCGACCTCGGCGGCACGCCGCTCATCATCTCCACGGCGAGCAGCCAGCTCGGCGGGAAGGAGACGCCGTCCGACACGGCCCGCGTGCTCGAGCGCCAGGTCGCCGCGATCGTGTGGCGGACCTACGCGCAGTCGGGCCTGGAGGAGATGGCCGCCGGCACCCGGGTCCCCGTGATCAATGCGCTGTCCGACGACTTCCACCCCTGCCAGCTCCTCGCCGACCTGCTGACGATCCGTGAGCACAAGGGCGACCTCAAGGGCCTCACGCTGACGTTCTTCGGCGACGGCCAGAGCAACATGGCGCACTCCTACGCGCTCGCGGGCGTCACGGCCGGCATGCACGTGCGCATCGCCTCGCCGGAGGACTACGCGCCGCGCGCCGACGTGATCGAAGCGGCCGACCGCCGCGCCGGGGAGACCGGCGGATCGATCACGCTCTTCACCGACCCGGTCGAGGCGGCCGCCGGTGCCGACGTCGTCGTCACCGACACCTGGGTGTCGATGGGCAAGGAGGAGGAGAAGCTCGCGCGGATCCGCGACCTCGGCGGCTACAAGGTCACACCGGAGACGATGGAGCTCGCGCACGACGACGCGATCTTCATCCACTGTCTCCCCGCCGACCGCGGCTACGAGGTGGACTCCGCGGTCATCGACGGTCAGCAGAGCGTGGTCTGGGACGAGGCGGAGAACCGCCTGCACGCCCAGAAGGCCCTGCTGGTCTGGCTCCTCGGGAAGAAGGACGCGTGA
- the argH gene encoding argininosuccinate lyase, with protein sequence MAGSHEGTNEGALWGARFATGPSPELVELSRSTHFDWILAPYDIAGSHAHATALAAAGYLEPDEAARMHEGLDAVARKVADGSLQPLPTDEDVHGALEQALIAELGPELGGRLRAGRSRNDQIATLVRMYLIDHARVIARDLLRVIDALVAQAEAHPDAILPGRTHLQHAQPVLLAHHLQAHAWPLVRELERLVDWRRRAGVSPYGGGALAGSTLGLDPALVATELGLDRPAENSLDGTAARDVVAEFAFIAAMTGVDLSRLSEEIILWNTREFGFVTLDDGYSTGSSIMPQKKNPDIAELARGKSGRLIGNLSGLLATLKGLPLAYNRDLQEDKEPVFDSVQTLEVVLPAFAGMIATLRFHTERMAELAPQGFSLATDVAEWLVKRRVPFRDAHEISGALVRACEEQGIGLEDASDELLLSVSPHLVPEVREVLTIEGSVASRTGVGGTAPERVAEQRAELVARAQAAAHALGL encoded by the coding sequence ATGGCCGGCTCGCACGAAGGCACCAACGAGGGCGCGCTCTGGGGCGCGCGGTTCGCCACCGGTCCGTCGCCGGAGCTCGTCGAGCTGAGCCGGTCGACACACTTCGACTGGATCCTGGCGCCGTACGACATCGCGGGTTCCCACGCCCATGCCACGGCGCTGGCCGCCGCGGGGTACCTGGAGCCGGATGAGGCCGCCCGGATGCACGAGGGCCTCGACGCGGTCGCGCGCAAGGTCGCCGACGGCTCCCTGCAGCCGCTGCCCACCGACGAGGACGTGCACGGCGCGCTCGAGCAGGCGCTGATCGCCGAGCTGGGTCCGGAGCTGGGCGGACGCCTCCGCGCCGGCCGCAGCCGGAACGACCAGATCGCCACGCTCGTGCGGATGTACCTGATCGACCACGCCCGGGTGATCGCGCGCGACCTGCTGCGCGTGATCGATGCGCTCGTGGCGCAGGCGGAGGCGCATCCCGACGCGATTCTGCCCGGCCGCACGCACCTGCAGCACGCACAGCCGGTGCTGCTCGCCCATCACCTCCAGGCCCACGCCTGGCCGCTGGTGCGCGAGCTCGAACGCCTCGTCGACTGGCGTCGTCGCGCCGGTGTCTCGCCGTACGGCGGGGGAGCGCTCGCGGGGTCGACCCTGGGCCTGGATCCCGCGCTCGTCGCGACCGAACTGGGTCTCGACCGCCCCGCGGAGAACTCCCTCGACGGCACCGCCGCGCGGGACGTCGTGGCGGAGTTCGCGTTCATCGCGGCGATGACGGGGGTCGACCTCTCCCGCCTGTCCGAGGAGATCATCCTCTGGAACACGCGGGAGTTCGGCTTCGTCACCCTCGACGACGGCTACTCCACAGGATCCAGCATCATGCCGCAGAAGAAGAACCCGGACATCGCCGAGCTCGCGCGCGGCAAGTCCGGGCGTCTCATCGGCAACTTGTCCGGTCTCCTGGCAACGCTCAAGGGCCTGCCCCTCGCGTACAACCGCGATCTGCAGGAGGACAAGGAGCCGGTGTTCGACTCGGTGCAGACGCTCGAGGTCGTGCTGCCGGCGTTCGCCGGGATGATCGCGACGCTGCGTTTCCACACGGAGCGGATGGCCGAGCTCGCTCCCCAGGGGTTCTCCCTGGCGACGGATGTCGCCGAGTGGCTGGTGAAGCGGCGCGTGCCGTTCCGCGATGCCCATGAGATCTCCGGCGCGCTCGTCCGTGCCTGCGAGGAGCAGGGGATCGGGCTGGAGGACGCCTCCGACGAGCTGCTGCTGTCGGTGTCTCCGCACCTCGTCCCCGAGGTCCGGGAGGTGCTCACGATCGAGGGCTCCGTCGCGTCGCGCACGGGCGTCGGCGGCACCGCTCCGGAGCGGGTGGCCGAGCAGCGCGCGGAGCTCGTCGCGCGCGCGCAGGCCGCCGCGCACGCGCTCGGCCTGTAG
- the tyrS gene encoding tyrosine--tRNA ligase, translating to MSTPALTTAPQAIDPTFENVWDEIVWRGLVHVSTDQEALRALLAGAPVTYYCGFDPTAPSLHLGHLVQLLLLRRLQLAGHKPLGLVGGSTGLIGDPRPTAERTLNTRETVAEWVDRLRGQVERYLSFEGDNAARMVNNLDWTAPLSAIDFLREIGKHYRVGTMLKKDAVAARLNSDAGISYTEFSYQILQGLDFLELYRQYDCVLQTGGSDQWGNLTSGTDLIHRVEGVSVHAIGTPLITNSDGTKFGKSEGNAIWIDADLTSPYAFYQFWLSTADADVIERLKVFTFLTRAEIEEYAELVATEPFRRAAQKRLALEVVATVHGVEATAAVIAASEALFGQGDLTTLDAATLRTALDELPHATVAAGTPVVDALVATGLVSSLSEARRAIAQGGVSLDGERVEDDTAIVQGTLPGGVSVLRRGKKTLAGVFLG from the coding sequence GTGTCAACTCCCGCTCTGACGACCGCGCCGCAGGCGATCGACCCCACGTTCGAGAACGTGTGGGACGAGATCGTATGGCGTGGCCTCGTCCACGTGTCCACCGACCAGGAGGCGCTGCGCGCCCTGCTCGCGGGAGCCCCCGTCACGTATTACTGCGGCTTCGACCCGACGGCGCCCAGCCTGCACCTCGGCCACCTCGTCCAGCTGCTCCTGCTCCGCCGTCTTCAGCTCGCCGGGCACAAGCCGCTCGGCCTCGTCGGCGGCTCCACCGGCCTGATCGGCGACCCGCGACCCACCGCGGAGCGCACGCTCAACACCCGGGAGACGGTGGCGGAATGGGTCGATCGTCTGCGCGGACAGGTCGAGCGATACCTCAGCTTCGAGGGCGACAACGCCGCCCGCATGGTGAACAACCTCGACTGGACCGCACCGCTCTCCGCGATCGACTTCCTCCGCGAGATCGGCAAGCACTACCGCGTCGGCACGATGCTGAAGAAGGACGCGGTGGCTGCGCGCCTGAACTCCGACGCCGGGATCAGCTACACCGAGTTCAGCTACCAGATCCTCCAGGGCCTGGACTTCCTCGAGCTCTACCGCCAGTACGACTGTGTCCTGCAGACGGGTGGGTCTGATCAGTGGGGCAACCTCACCAGCGGCACCGACCTCATCCACCGGGTCGAAGGGGTGTCCGTCCACGCGATCGGCACGCCGCTGATCACCAACAGCGACGGCACGAAGTTCGGCAAGAGCGAGGGCAACGCGATCTGGATCGACGCGGACCTCACGAGCCCCTACGCGTTCTACCAGTTCTGGCTCAGCACGGCCGATGCCGATGTGATCGAACGCCTCAAGGTGTTCACGTTCCTGACCAGGGCCGAGATCGAGGAGTACGCCGAGCTCGTCGCCACGGAGCCGTTCCGCCGCGCCGCCCAGAAGCGCCTCGCGCTCGAGGTCGTCGCGACGGTGCACGGCGTGGAGGCGACGGCGGCCGTGATCGCGGCGTCCGAGGCGCTGTTCGGTCAGGGCGACCTGACCACTCTCGACGCGGCGACCCTGCGCACGGCCTTGGACGAGCTCCCGCACGCGACGGTCGCCGCCGGTACCCCGGTCGTCGACGCGCTCGTCGCGACCGGGCTGGTGTCGAGTCTGTCGGAGGCGCGTCGCGCCATCGCGCAAGGTGGCGTCTCCCTCGACGGCGAGCGGGTGGAGGACGACACCGCGATCGTGCAGGGCACACTTCCCGGCGGCGTCTCGGTGCTCCGTCGCGGGAAGAAGACGCTCGCCGGCGTCTTCCTCGGCTGA
- a CDS encoding DUF4184 family protein has product MPFTPSHAIVALPFVRTPLIPAAIAIGAMTPDISLFLRNVGLNYGFLHDPVNVVWTALLALVLFLLWRVLLRPATLELLPDWVSTRLPAGWGASGLRAAVEALSRDDRSRYRAARPLYPFLLVVSAMLGVLSHILWDAFTHESRWGVDLVPALANSWGPFDGYKWLQYASSVLGLLGLAIWAALWLRRATPRADAPRVLPPFVRIAWWLSLSVILVVAWVGGLLAFGPLSADFTVQHLAYRVLPPACAVWGLLTLVLCVVLAVRRPRRTV; this is encoded by the coding sequence ATGCCGTTCACCCCGAGTCACGCGATCGTCGCGCTGCCGTTCGTGCGCACGCCGCTCATCCCCGCGGCGATCGCGATCGGAGCGATGACGCCGGATATCTCGCTGTTCCTGCGGAACGTCGGGCTCAACTACGGCTTCCTGCACGATCCGGTCAACGTCGTGTGGACGGCGCTGCTCGCGCTCGTGCTCTTCCTGCTGTGGCGTGTGTTGCTGCGCCCCGCGACCCTGGAGCTGCTGCCGGACTGGGTGAGCACGCGGCTGCCCGCCGGGTGGGGCGCGAGCGGACTCCGGGCGGCGGTCGAAGCCCTGAGCCGTGACGACCGCTCGCGGTACCGCGCCGCGCGACCGCTGTATCCGTTCCTGCTCGTGGTCTCGGCGATGCTGGGGGTGCTCTCGCACATCCTCTGGGATGCGTTCACGCACGAGTCGCGGTGGGGTGTCGATCTGGTTCCCGCGCTCGCGAACTCCTGGGGTCCGTTCGACGGCTACAAGTGGCTGCAGTACGCCTCGAGCGTCCTCGGTCTGCTCGGTCTCGCGATCTGGGCCGCGCTGTGGCTGCGGCGTGCGACCCCGCGAGCGGATGCGCCGCGGGTACTTCCGCCGTTCGTGCGGATCGCGTGGTGGCTCTCGCTTTCGGTGATCCTCGTGGTCGCGTGGGTCGGTGGACTGCTGGCGTTCGGTCCGCTCTCCGCCGACTTCACCGTGCAGCATCTCGCGTATCGGGTGCTGCCGCCCGCCTGTGCGGTGTGGGGCCTGCTCACCCTGGTCCTCTGCGTGGTCCTCGCCGTGCGACGGCCGCGCCGCACCGTCTGA